One part of the Ursus arctos isolate Adak ecotype North America unplaced genomic scaffold, UrsArc2.0 scaffold_14, whole genome shotgun sequence genome encodes these proteins:
- the CAMP gene encoding cathelicidin antimicrobial peptide, with protein METQRDSPSLARWSLLLLLLGLVITPAASRTLTYREAVLRVVDSLNQQSSEENFYRLLQLDSQPEGDENPDIPKPVSFTMKETVCPKTTQKPLEECDFKDNGLVKRCNGTVTLDADRSYYDINCDEAQEARFVRLRDFFKKAGQKIRGRIRGIGGRIWRIGKGIRDILKNLPPRPRV; from the exons ATGGAGACCCAGAGGGACAGCCCCTCCCTGGCGCGGTGGTCACTGTTGCTACTGCTGCTGGGCCTGGTGATCACTCCAGCTGCCTCCCGGACCCTCACCTACAGGGAGGCTGTGCTCCGTGTTGTGGATAGCTTAAACCAGCAGTCCTCGGAGGAGAATTTCTACCGTCTCCTGCAGCTGGACTCACAGCCCGAGGGA GATGAGAACCCAGACATCCCAAAGCCTGTGAGCTTCACCATGAAGGAGACTGTGTGTCCCAAGACGACACAGAAGCCCCTGGAGGAGTGTGATTTCAAGGACAATGGG CTGGTGAAACGGTGTAACGGGACAGTCACCCTGGATGCGGACAGGAGCTACTATGACATCAACTGTGATGAG GCCCAGGAAGCCAGATTTGTCAGGCTGCGGGATTTCTTCAAGAAAGCGGGGCAGAAAATTCGCGGAAGGATTCGGGGAATTGGCGGAAGGATTTGGAGAATTGGCAAGGGAATCAGGGATATTTTAAAGAATCTTCCACCCAGGCCACGGGTCTAA